One window of the Agrobacterium larrymoorei genome contains the following:
- a CDS encoding ABC transporter permease: MSVSEDDKEKSVRRSRSFRDVDLRAVAPFVALLLLLIVGALVNPNFISINNLANVATRSAFIAIIAVGATFVISAGDLDLSVGSMVAFVASLMILLMNSGTITDPALMLTAAIVFTVIAGSLCGLANGLITTVGKIEPFIATLGTMGVFRGLTTWLSQGGAITLREPQLQSMYRPAYFGTIFGIPVPIIVILAVTAIAAFILYRTRYGRHVTAVGSNRDVAKYSGVAVNRVRTIAFVIQGLCVAIAVLLYVPRLGSTSATTGMMWELQAITAVVVGGTALKGGAGRVWGTICGAFILELVGNIMLLSNFISEYLIGAIQGAIIIIAMLVQRSLMRQR, encoded by the coding sequence ATGAGTGTAAGTGAAGACGACAAGGAAAAGAGTGTCCGCCGGTCGCGATCCTTTCGTGACGTGGATCTGCGCGCCGTGGCGCCCTTTGTTGCGCTGTTACTGCTTTTGATCGTCGGCGCGCTGGTCAACCCGAACTTTATCAGCATCAACAATCTGGCCAATGTCGCAACCCGTAGCGCTTTCATTGCGATCATCGCCGTCGGCGCCACCTTCGTCATTTCCGCCGGAGACCTCGATCTCTCGGTTGGATCCATGGTTGCCTTCGTTGCAAGCCTTATGATCCTGCTAATGAATTCCGGCACGATCACCGACCCCGCACTGATGCTGACAGCGGCGATTGTGTTCACCGTCATTGCCGGTTCGCTCTGTGGCCTCGCCAATGGCCTGATCACAACGGTCGGCAAGATCGAGCCTTTTATCGCAACGCTTGGCACAATGGGCGTTTTTCGCGGCCTGACGACATGGCTGTCCCAAGGCGGCGCGATCACGCTGCGCGAACCACAGTTGCAGAGCATGTACCGACCTGCCTATTTCGGTACGATCTTCGGCATTCCCGTTCCGATCATCGTCATCCTTGCGGTGACGGCCATTGCGGCTTTCATCCTCTATCGCACGCGCTATGGCCGGCATGTGACCGCAGTCGGATCGAACCGCGACGTTGCCAAATATTCGGGCGTCGCCGTCAACCGCGTCCGCACCATCGCCTTCGTCATCCAGGGACTTTGCGTCGCGATCGCCGTTCTTCTCTACGTACCACGCCTTGGCTCCACATCCGCCACGACGGGCATGATGTGGGAATTGCAGGCAATCACGGCCGTCGTCGTTGGTGGCACGGCGCTGAAGGGCGGGGCAGGGCGCGTATGGGGCACCATTTGCGGCGCTTTCATTCTCGAACTCGTCGGCAACATCATGCTGCTCTCCAACTTCATCAGCGAGTATCTGATCGGTGCCATCCAGGGTGCGATCATCATCATCGCCATGTTGGTACAGCGTTCGCTGATGCGCCAGCGGTGA